In Palaemon carinicauda isolate YSFRI2023 chromosome 14, ASM3689809v2, whole genome shotgun sequence, the following proteins share a genomic window:
- the LOC137653815 gene encoding uncharacterized protein: protein MMLSSHTQQAIVTLQQQQERVANVENLVQGLMRSGLPQQQQYAIPDASKLPPFTKSNPWRLALHAPFSDGMLSIEGFGTRPIEDFGFYPPGLQFPFPGFARLTDEALTRLDKVPKETVIFPKEQAQSVLVRAFNEWDCVNTMLTSHKNSYTMFVIDEHTPTPCTTNIIEIAYQASKEEKPLPQLRETELTSLLFPGDHECWRNAPSTFSVGKLSPDCASTHFSERLPKLPEVLIKIEFETRCRLSRSINSTALSEMTVATYDKEPIFKVLTKSLLQTLLIDAYDFHNARFRCRRHVLSEATIRHEPNRLIKSPVWGPDLFPEDMVNTVLSEAARVNQSLKVRWGLVSKRKYESPSAPVRGRKRLRPFHSSQFRQPLQVVQPVPVQSVPVSQGSQPSTSKGQPQQQYVLVPQTQVASTSFAASPAFNPTYESQGSFQGYQRHRGSRGAFRNRGRRETIQISGPLEVQQLGFQHNLQRSGVELVTGTPSTKQFLPTPDRRATFIYKGSVAKERNPKHTSLKISRSLIQRAKERLRQTKGNPGPVSSKLLHSLRKIPHAYRLAGADPTSPWGRHHLHRSYRCLLSRSNSKAFSPLPRLQAGQTSLCFQGDAIRAQQSAQNLYQTSRDGDSGTSNPRDSSSGLSRRLADLVEQRPELPHGDEQGPLLPSTFRISGQPREIPPGPGDQVSVAGATMGPQFPYNVPAQSQKEGNSEEHETVSQRQVDIQKEPGENTRFLTVRLRHRHRPKVQTKGHKQSVALQSDQETSRQASSPSPNPEEKSAALDEGQESFQVSSLAMSCPGTRRSHRRLPHRVGRLLSTQESPRVMVSDISTNAHKCPRGHGSLAYPKTSQPSQESPYQTGPRQRSHSPLHQQRRLQVSPHKPHYVGDFLHGNVIQVASISSPPGGSPECSDGRTFPDDPVGVGVVTGQSILPMDLISGPGSPGGSVCDGIQSQTRMLCSPQPGPSGLCHGHYVNRLEHLEDDLSVSSDKSPAESTAQAQIFQGPSGSDSPQLAQKQLVPLVTGARPPPPADTQSCSNTSSTNAQCVSFLKDSECPNFMDFMKFAAQKGANIDPLNILYLESDKRESTLRQYDSAVKKLAKFLKDSQVEKMRMNLTVTFFRTLFESGLAANTITTIKSALKKIFHVGFDIDLTDS, encoded by the exons ATGATGTTATCGTCACATACTCAGCAAGCCATCGTGACTCTTCAACAACAGCAAGAAAGGGTTGCTAATGTTGAGAACCTAGTCCAGGGTCTCATGCGTTCAgggctgccacaacagcagcaatatgccatccccgacgcctctaagCTTCCACCCTTTACTAAGAGTAACCCCTGGAGGTTAGCTCTACATGCCCCCTTTTCGGATGGCATGTTGTCCATTGAAGGTTTCGGAACTCGACCGATTGAGGACTTCgggttctacccgccgggtctgcaATTTCCTTTTCCCGGCTTCGCTCGCTTGACTGATGAGGCTCTGACCCGCCTAGATAAAGTCCCTAAGGAGACTGTGATCTTCcccaaggaacaggcccagtctgTTTTGGTCCGCGCCTTCaacgagtgggattgtgtgaacacaatGCTCACATCCCATAAGAACTCGTATACTATGTTTGTGATAGACGAGCATACCCCTACTCCATGCACAACCAATATCATAGAAATAGCCTATCAGGCTTCCAAGGAAGAGAAGCCCTTACCCCAGCTTCGGGAGACGGAAttgacttcccttctcttccctggTGACCATGAGTGCTGGCGGAACGCCCCGTCTACCTTTTCGGTAGGAaaactgagcccggactgtgcttCGACGCATttcagtgaacgcctccccaaGCTACCGGAGGTGCTAATCAAAATAGAGTTTGAGACCCGGTGTAGGCTCAGTAGATCCATTAATTCTACTGCTCTATCGGAGATGACCGTTGCCACTTACGACAAGGAACCTATCTTTAAGGTCCTCACGAAGTCACTTCTGCAGACCTTATTGATCGACGCATATGACTTCCATAACGCCAGATTCCGTTGCCGACGACATGTATTGTCGGAGGCTACTATTCGCCATGAACCTAATAGACTCATCAAATCCCCGGTCTGGGGTCCGGACCTCTTCCCGGAGGATATGGTTAACACTGTtctcagcgaggcagctagagttaaccaaagcctcaaggttaggtggggtctAGTTTCCAAAAGGAAATATGAATCTCCTAGTGCTCCAGTTCGtggcaggaagaggttgaggcccttccactcctcaCAGTTCAGACAGCCTCTTCAGGTAGTGCAACCTGTCCCAGTTCAGTCTGTCCCTGTTTCACAGGGCTCCCAGCCTTCTACCTCTAAGGGCCAACCCCAACagcagtatgtgttggtccctcagacACAAGTCGCATCGACTTCGTTTGCTGCCTCCCCCGCCTTCAACCCCACTTACGAATCTCAGGGTTCTTTCCAAGGCTACCAGCGCCACAGAGgctccagaggtgcctttcgtaaccgag gtaggagggagactatacaaatttcgggaccattggaagttcagcaactgggcttccagcataatctccaaaggtctggggtggagctggttACAGGGACCCCCTCCACCAAACAGTTTCTACCAACTCCCGACAGAAGAGCTACGTTCATTTACAAAGGAtctgttgcaaaagaacgcaatccaaagcatacatcgcttaaaatttcaaggtcgcttattcagcgtgccaaagaaaggctcagacaaacgaagggtaatcctggacctgtctcgtctaaactccttcattcgttgcgaaaaattccacatgcttaccgtctcgcaggtgcggaccctacttccccatggggccgtcaccacctccatcgatcttacagatgcctactatcacgttccaatagcaaggcattttcgccccTTCCTAGGCTTCAAGctgggcaaacaagcctatgctttcaaggtgatgccattcgggctcaacagaGTGCCCAGAATCTttaccaaactagcagagacggtgattcaggaacttcgaacccaagggattcaagtagtggcttatctcgacgattggctgatctggtcgAACAACGTCCGGAACTGCCACACGGCGACGAACAAGGCCCTCTCCTTCCTTCGACGTTtaggatttcaggtcaacctcgagaaatcccgcctggtcccggagaccaagtttcagtggctggggctACAATGGGACCTCAATTCCCATACAATGTGCctgcccaaagccaaaaggaaggaaatagcgaggaACACGAAACAGTTTCTCAGAGACAAGTTGacatccagaaggaaccaggagagaatactaggttccttacagttcgcctccgtcacagacatcgtcctaaagtccaaactaaaggacataaacagagtgtggcgctccagagcgaccaagaaacgtcgagacaggcgagctcgccttcccccaatcctgaggaaaagtctgcagccttggacgaaggtcaagaatctttccaagtcagtTCCCTTGCAATGTCCtgccccgggactcgtcgttcacacagacgcctccctcacagggtggggaggttactctcaacacaagaaagtccaagggttatggtctctgatatttcaacaaatgcacataaatgtcctagaggccatggcagtcttgctTACCCTAAAACGTCTCaacccagccaggaatctccatatcagactggtcctcgacagcgcagtcatagtccactgcatcaacagaggaggctccaggtcagcccacataaaccacaTTATGTTGGCGATTTTCTCCATGGCAACGTCATAcaagtggcatctatcagcagtccacctggcgggagtccggaatgtagtgacggacgcactttcccggacgaccccGTTGGAGTCGGAGTAGTCACTGGACAATCGATCCTTccaatggatcttatctcaggtcccgggtctccaggtggatctgtttgcgacggaatccaatcgcaaactagaatgttatgtagcccccaacctggaccctcaggcttatgccatggacactATGTCAATAGACTGGAACACTTGGAAgatgatttatctgtttcctccgataaatctcctgctgaaagtactGCACAAGCTCAGATCTTTCAAGGGCCGAGTGGCTCtgatagcccccaactggcccaaaagcaactggttccccttgttacTGGAGCTAGGCCTCCGCCCCCAGCGGATACCCAATCCTgttctaacacaagtagtacaaacgcgcaatgtgttagcttcctcaaggattctgaatgccctaactttatggacttcatgaagttcgcagctcaaaagggtgcaaacatcgatcctctgAATATCCTATACCTGGAATCAGACAAAAGAGAATCCACTCTCCGACAATATGACTCAGCCGTCAAAAAACTGGCAAAGTTTTTGAAAGACTCACAAGTTGAGAAAATGAGGATGAACCTGACTGTGACATTCTTTAGAACTCTTTTTGAATCgggcctagcagccaacacgattaccacgatcaaatcagccttgaaaaagatcttccatgtcggTTTTGACATTGACCTGACGGATTCATAA